Proteins from a genomic interval of Mercenaria mercenaria strain notata unplaced genomic scaffold, MADL_Memer_1 contig_5032, whole genome shotgun sequence:
- the LOC128554419 gene encoding heat shock 70 kDa protein 12A-like — protein MDDVKGRKLKVIDVYGAVIKYLKDHLLNLLKIKGMQVSNEDFHWVLTVPVVWDASAKMLMRKAAQKKADINGRLLSIVPESEAASLYCQLLPTDRINGSEDAKSALSYPGTKYMVIDLGGDTADFTVFERQADGALKVLHKESNDTLGGVNVNYLFYQLLIRIIGGPVYQHFVDEKKSDHLHLQRELETKKQTVTPNSTGKVTINVPVVIVKTYKDEMKEDIKEAIDGSPYTGKITWVGDKMRIEAQIFKNLFKPCTDKIVAHIKDLLKQPDIKGTNLFLMVGGFSESVMLQDAIMKELPMGKVIIPVETGLAVLKGAVMYGLRH, from the exons ATGGATGATGTCAAGGGCAGGAAGTTGAAGGTCATTGATGTGTATGGAGCTGTGATTAAATACCTTAAGGACCACTTGCTTAACCTGTTAAAGATCAAGGGCATGCAAGTTTCGAATGAAGATTTCCATTGGGTGTTAACTGTGCCTGTTGTATGGGACGCCTCCGCAAAAATGTTGATGAGAAAAGCTGCTCAGAAGAAG GCCGACATAAATGGTCGACTGTTGTCGATAGTGCCGGAATCAGAGGCAGCCAGTTTGTACTGTCAGTTGCTTCCTACAGACAGGATAAATGGATCGGAAGACGCCAAATCTGCTTTATCTTATCCTGGAACTAAATACATGGTCATTGATTTAGGAG GTGACACGGCTGACTTCACAGTGTTCGAACGTCAGGCAGATGGTGCACTCAAGGTACTCCACAAAGAGAGCAATGATACTCTTGGTGGAGTCAATGTCAATTATTTATTCTACCAACTGCTTATAAGAATAATAGGTGGTCCAGTGTATCAACATTTTGTTGATGAAAAGAAATCAGACCATTTACATTTACAACGAGAACTTGAAACCAAAAAGCAAACAGTCACACCTAACTCAACAGGAAAAGTTACAATAAATGTCCCAGTTGTGATTGTGAAGACATATAAAGATGAAATGAAAGAAGACATTAAAGAAGCTATAGATGGGTCACCTTACACTGGTAAAATTACCTGGGTTGGAGACAAAATGAGGATAGAGgcacaaatatttaaaaacttgtttaaacCTTGCACTGATAAAATAGTAGCTCACATTAAAGACTTACTGAAACAACCTGATATTAAAGGGACAAATCTATTTTTAATGGTAGGTGGGTTTTCTGAGTCTGTCATGCTTCAAGATGCCATTATGAAAGAACTTCCAATGGGCAAGGTCATCATTCCAGTAGAGACAGGGCTAGCCGTGTTGAAAGGTGCTGTGATGTACGGTCTTCGTCATTAG